The following DNA comes from Hylaeus volcanicus isolate JK05 unplaced genomic scaffold, UHH_iyHylVolc1.0_haploid 12197, whole genome shotgun sequence.
GAAAAAGTTGTGAGAAGTCGCCTTTGTTTCAATCGTTGAATAAATTGTGAGCCAGAGATAcacaagaaattaatttctcctttttttgCAGTGttattcaaatcaatttcaaagtCTTGAGAACATAGTATTTGTTTgactaatttttcttttgagtTCTCATCAAAAAAAACTAACCTTtggttttcattttgaaaaaaaaaattgaattttttatcagCCTTGTGCTGTTTTTTCCACTCACCGACAATGGAAACCGGTGGCATGCAGTTACGACTTACAAGCAGACCTTTCACGTACTAAGTATGGTTTTCGTTAACAAAAACATAAGCAAAACAGagcattaaagaaaatatctaCAAACTTTAGTTCTGTCAAGTGTAGTTTTTTTAATCTACTATTTAACCATCcataagtttaaaaatatacgctaaatagaaataattagtaAGTAACAATTTCAGAGTGTCACACTaattacaaatgtttactTACAACTttccaatagaaaaaaaagtatacttACGATATTAAGACCCTCTCTTCATGTCATcgtaaacgaaatttgaaaGTGAACACCTATGgctaatttttgaaattatgtgCCTAAGTATAGTTTTTCTATAACCCAATGATAAGTGTTTGTAATGTTTTAaggaatattataataaattgtgtgaaaaaaattataaaagaacaTTAGATTAtatgtcaaaaaaaaattatgtagtaaaattaaaaggcGGGagctggtttttttttttattaagtaatCTTGTCTCAGAAAATCATAAGGAACAAAGAAATATAGAGTGAGCGAGATATgctacaaacaaaaaatattttaactagTCTTTCAGATAAGGAAATACTCATTTCTCCAGATTTTTCTGAGAAAGACTATGTGAATAATCTTCTCAAATTCAACACTTTAGAAAAAACGTGTAATTTGTTAAGTGACCAGGTTTGCAAAGTTAAGAAAACCTTTGtttcaattgtaaataattatcataaagatttttcaaaagtttccTTTGGTAAGCAATGAAGAACGTGTTTTGTTCCCGTAgcaatcattaaaaaattttgttagcgTTACGTCAGGCAACACAACAACTTCCAGTCCTTCGTCACCTGATCGCCGATTATGAAGCGTTGTGTTCTACATTATTTGAATCTGTACACACTTATTTACAAGGTAAATTtggcttttcttttttttttcaataaatttgcttaaatatttgttgtttcaCAATAATCTATTGGTTATTCAGAAATATATACTAATGCAACGCTATTGGAGAAAACCTACAATGACCAGCTGAAgcaaaaagttttatttttacttttatccacAATCAAACAAGATCTGgaaacttttactttcatGAAAGGtataaagtaaacatttctatttgaatcaggctgttttttttcttttgagtaCCAGATAATTATGAAGATTATGAAGAAACATGCGATTCAGCCTTTTATACTTGTTTGGAAATAGTATCAAGCGATGTCAGTTATTCTAAAAGAATTGTacatttcttacaaaataataatacccTAGAAAATTCTTGCATTacaagtgaaaaaaaattacctgAACCTTACGAGCTCAGCACTCCAATTTCCtccaaagtattaaaatatttgcctGTTTTGATAAATCAACTCGAAGGAAAAAGTCGAAATGTTTTGGTTAAGCTTTTTACTCAAGAATTAGTTAAATTACAGAAAACAGCTAAGGAAATGGTTgaacatacaaattttgacCACAATTGTTGTGAGGAATCATTGTGTGAGCATCATAAACGTCTATGTGATATTTCTTTATCGTTATATTTCATGGGGCATCAAAAACTTGGTAACGCATACTTTTCCACAGTTTCAATGGTTTTTAAAGCTATAATTCCATTATAGTTCAGACTTTAGTTTGTGACGTAATAACGTatccttatttatttaaggtaAATTACACCGGAGAGACTCTGTTGTATTGTAATTTGTcctatctttatttttgttttcttatattcaaaaaaaagGGTGTGAATTCTAGCACTGTGTataaagttgaaaataatgaagaatGCAATACTCGTATGCAACTACAGACATCTGTAAGAGTTTATTTTCTGtgatataacaaaaattaatttgttacttattattattattatcatcatcatcatatatatatattatgtatctCAGtctttcgacaaatttctcaaGTATCTGGATACAACTATGCCGTCATTATTATGGATCGTAGCGCCTTTTGTAAACAATTCAATTGACTCAATCGACTGTTCTTCCGTGGAAAATTTTCTTCAGAATcgaaataagaatattttttatgagtTTGACGTggtacatatttgtattttgttacCATTAATAAAGGTTAGGGGTGCCAGTAAAATATGGTgtgtgtatattttacataataacaGGCAGGaacttatcttttatttaacttttctttcatatttttagataattcAAAAGCATTATGctgatttttttcttcctgtTTATTCGGAagagtttttgaaaaatttccaaGCTGTACAAGGCATGTTTTATAAATGGACGCTGACTCTTATGGATGACAAAAATCGTTCTGAATTTTTGTAAGTCATGATAAATGGGTGTGAAGGTAAAAGTTCAGCctatttgtagaaaaaatgaatgagtatatattttaactgTTGTTGTGTCTTACTAGAAAAAGTGAAACATGGTGTTTTTTTGTTAACCAATGGAAAACCCAGGTAAACAGTTTTGAATacaaagaaagagaaaaaaaattgaacattttttttttatttaaagagttATGAAGCACAACGATGCTCTCGGCATGTGGCTGTCTTCAAAAAACAATTAGTTTCAGACGAGATGTGTAGAGAAAACAATAACCATACAAAGGTCACTTAATTAACCTAATCAACACTGAACTATTATATGTAATGTAGCATTTTTTTAACCTTGAAGCTACATATCATTTGATGAATacaattcataaaattctggATCCAGAAAAACGACTGATAAAACAATATCCTAAATTGTTAAAAACTGTTGCTCATGTAggtaattaatgttttttgaaTTAGTACACAAGAATGATAACCCTTAGTTGACGCTTATGgaatacaaaatgtttattcgagaaaattttgaaaaatctttgaaaattttcaatacagaAACTGTAATGCAATGTTTAAAAGAAGTACTATGGAGACAAGATTTATGTAAATCATGAGTTCAATTTATCTAATTGctggaaaaacaaataaaaatattttgcactCCGTTGTTTTTCTAGGTtgcataataaatgatttgtttttcttggaagctgaattttctaaaaacgTAGTGGAGTCTTCTAGAACAACACTTTTACAGGTCATGTTGGAGGATATGAAggtaaaataatacaagagagttataaattttttttttgttgaataaaaatatattataaaaattccgcTTTATACTATAGatagatgaaataaattgcttttGGTCTACTGGTATAGTGAATGACACACTTACAAGAGAAGCTCGAACTGAGCAAAGacgcatttttttaaataaagtttgtgCGGAAATAGCTTGTTCCTTACAAATTGAACGAATGGTTTGTCAAAATATTTGGTTGAATATGATATCGTAAAAATGAcagtcgttttattttcagaaatatcaGGAAATTTtagaagagaaaataattactcaAACAACCTCCTATCTTCAAGCTATGAAAGGCCTACCCGCACTATTCAGACTGACAAATCGACCGGTAAATTTGGATTTCATGTCTAAAGTAAAGTAACcttataatttctttacaaTCAGGCAACTGGGACAGTTTCCGCATACATACCCGTTGCTGTAGCACCGTtatcttctttaaaatatttgcgggtaaatttaagaaatcactatttttctttaattcacTTTTATGAAACTTTGGATAGAACATAAATGAAGTGAATATTAGTGCGTGGATCGACAGAACCCTTGAGAAAATATTACGTCTTTACGagtcttatttaaaaaatgttttaacaacCGTAGCAGTGCAGGAAGAATCTCTACGTCGACTATACTCGTCTAAGCAACACGCTAGATCATTTACAGCCTATGAGGGACAAATTTCTACTCCCACAGAtttggattttaattttaaacagatAAAACAACAATTGACTCTTGTATGGTTCACCATAATACCTAgtttttgtagaaaatgacataactttttttttattattatatctgaGTGTAGGATACTGAAGAATTTGAGCGACAATGTTTAAGTATTTCCCCTTCTTTTTCTAAGGGGAAAAAAGTGGGCTCTTACTCTCATCTACTAACAACAGATTGATTCTTCAAATAACcctatatattatttcagacGACGTGAAGAATAACGTAAGTTTACTGTTCCCATACTAGTACTCAATGGGAGTTGATTTGCACATGGAGACATTAGGGTAGCAGTTCACTGTATAACACGTTTTAAAACTAGATGTATTCAAAGatctataaaacaaaattttcatttaattttttacaaatttattttataaatttctgtttaaaaacaaataattcaaatatgtaCACATTGCATGGAGTTTACTAATTCATAGGTTGATTAAAAAGCGAAAAGCTTACTCTAATTAGCGAAAGCGAAGACAAGGTTGTCATAAGAATGTGCTTGTTTTTCttcatattataattctaaattttgtgcataattatttcttctacgACAAGAAAAGCGTACGCGAGGCTGAAAGAAAATACCTTGATGTAATGAATTGtacttctttaattttctctctgAAAAATTAAGCATAAATGCTACAttataataaacgaaataaacatgTTTTATACTGAAAATTCCTTCTGTatgaatttatcaaatttttccatttatcttATATGCGcataaagaattaataaattgtgataaatttatacaatagtttatgtttagTATAATTTGAGTGACGCGAACGAAGTTTTTTTGATGTAGGAAGCATGTGGACAAAACTTTGTCGTGAATAACTTATGTCAGCCAAGCAAACAACGGTTTTTAGCTTAACAATCAGTaggataaaaaaatacaaaaaaatcaagaaaaatggtagaaaacaataaataaacgaatgttGTACAGTTTTCTAAAATGAGAATAACAAGTGAAGATACAATTGTTAACGCTTTAATTGGACAAAGGATAATTTAAGCGCTTTGTCAGGTGTTACTAAAAAGTTGTCTAAACCTTTAATTGCTATTTCTGCTTGTAGTTCATTTCCGAAATCGACAAAAGCGATAGCTCGGCCTTGGATCAATCGAACCTTcgaaaatatgattttaaataaatctttttagCAATACAGCTATAAAATTACCTCTTGAAAGCCCggatattgtttaaataaaatagtaagtGCTGTCTCTGTGATCGTATCAGGAAGGTTTTGGACAAATAATGTGGCTTGTGCAGGTACTTTAGGCATATGTAAATCTTCATCcttatcattattaaatttagtaGAAATTTCAGATGTAAGCAAGGGTTTCTTCATACGGTAGGTTCCGTCCAACAAAGCTACTTTATCggattttgtttttgcatATGAAATGTGTAATTGACGCCCAAGAAAAATCTTTCCTTGTAAAGATCGAAGAGATGTCGTTGCACCCACTATGTTTGAAAATACGATGAAAGCATTACCACGTTTTTTCGGATCCCTTTTCGAAGCGATAACATCTATGATTTTCCCGTgtggagaaaaaaattcaaaaagacAACTTCTTAATTGCTGAATTTTCACCTTTGTCgttaaattataacaaaaaagcGTTTGATTCGGAGGAACATCAACAGTTTTTAAAAGAGTATTACCACTCATGTATCACTACCTCTGTATGCTTtgcttatattttattaattttattatgttccAAGCTTAGTTTGTAGCTAATAAGTACATGTACACTGATTTACAGCTTTGCTTATAGGCGAGAACTTTTCGAGTAACAAGTGATGTGTTTCAATCAAGAAATACAATACTTTGtcattacatatttttgaacCGCTAAGACtaaataaaactttgaaaatctcattatttttatcattattggTTTTGTTTATGCATATACCCAAGATGTGAGTTGCAATGCTgctaaaatgataattttataaattctgtgCTGGTACAGTTTCCCTGTAGTCCACTTTCAAATGTAGTTATTTAAAGATCTTCCAAAGCGTAGCACACAATTAAAATCAATCATGTCCTTAGAAGGCACGTTATGCAATTCCCGGAACGTTATAATTCAGGCTGCGACAAGTATCGTTAGTTATATCATTTGGCattataaagaggtaaaaACAGAATGtcacaaaaattcaaaaagaaataaaaatccttaATGTTTCCTAACCTTTTTTGCATCAACTATAAGCATGAATTTAACATTTCGATGTTTCCCTTAAGTAGTATCAAATTTGTAGCATCAAAGTATGGTATAATTATgctataaaacaaatatacattaaatcTTTTTTGTATGAACAAGATCTAAATTTTACGGTTTATTAACATCCACCTTTCCTCTCGAATATtcatttcgagaaaataagGGATCCCGAGAATTTAACATTGCAAAAGCTCAAGAATTAACTGAGAGTATTCTCACCAACGTGCGAAAAGAATCTATGTAAGCTCTTGGGTTAACGCGACCTTTTTGGATAATGGCTGAATTCATGCATTCGTATatgatttttgtaattttaatagaaaccACACTTGTGCTCTTCCTCGTGAATGTGAATGGGTACTCAAAAGTAGTTTTTGTAAAGATAAGGCATTTTTTGCTTACTGCTTGTTAGTGTTCAAATATAGAGGTTTTCAATgacaacaaattgaaaatggagTCACTTAGATCAGGACATCTGAATGTAGTATTtactaatttcaaaaaatcgagCAAAACCGGATTTAATACTCATGAAAAACTAAAACCAGAAGAGTTTCCCCAAGCCTTTGAACGTTCatctaaaaattctttaactgCTAAATATATTGGAATTGTACGTAGTTGTTTCAGAACCAAGTATGGAGTTCCAAGAcaaggtatttttttttttattttttgttgtagaTCCTCTTGTATGTTCTATTAGGTCTCCTAGTATCAAAAGCGAAAGGAGTTATTGAATTCACTACAGATATTGATCACAGTTTTTTAGAAGGGCTTGATGAATTTTCTCACTGTTGGTTAATATGGGTTTTCCACATTGGGCACAGTGAATCAATAAAGGGAAAGGTACGGCTTCCTAAATTACAAGGAAATCGTAAGGGAGTTTTCGCAACCCGATCCCCGCACAGGTTGCAGCATGTTtatattgcaatattaattatttgtatttaactAGACCTTCTCCCATCGGTCTTTCTTTAGTCAAAATAGACCGTGTACTTTGTAATGAAGTTATGATTAGTGGTTTAGACCTGGTAGATGGAACACCTATTTTAGACATCAAGCCGTATCATCCGTTTGATCACATATCTCCAGCAGTGTTTCCTACGTGGATTCCGGATGCTGAAGCTAGggttaaagtaaaatttgctGAAGGCGTTTTAGACAAGCTACACGAACTCATACAATGGACACAGAGTGGTAGAAAAGGTGAAAAGATATCAAAACAAGGAGGAATTTcaccttttcaatttttctcatCATGCGACGACTTTCTTcaagtaaaaaataacactttatgaaacatattttacagcACTCTTATAGACTGTTACTGATTTACTTGGTCAAGATCCACGCACTCCGCAACAATGTCGAAGCGATGccgaaaaaacaaatatatgttttgtggataattttgaaatatcttatGTGATTGATGGTCTCTCCAAAG
Coding sequences within:
- the LOC128882945 gene encoding uncharacterized protein LOC128882945 isoform X1; translation: MLQTKNILTSLSDKEILISPDFSEKDYVNNLLKFNTLEKTCNLLSDQVCKVKKTFVSIVNNYHKDFSKVSFALRQATQQLPVLRHLIADYEALCSTLFESVHTYLQEIYTNATLLEKTYNDQLKQKVLFLLLSTIKQDLETFTFMKDNYEDYEETCDSAFYTCLEIVSSDVSYSKRIVHFLQNNNTLENSCITSEKKLPEPYELSTPISSKVLKYLPVLINQLEGKSRNVLVKLFTQELVKLQKTAKEMVEHTNFDHNCCEESLCEHHKRLCDISLSLYFMGHQKLVQTLVCDVITYPYLFKGVNSSTVYKVENNEECNTRMQLQTSSFDKFLKYLDTTMPSLLWIVAPFVNNSIDSIDCSSVENFLQNRNKNIFYEFDVVHICILLPLIKIIQKHYADFFLPVYSEEFLKNFQAVQGMFYKWTLTLMDDKNRSEFLKSETWCFFVNQWKTQSYEAQRCSRHVAVFKKQLVSDEMCRENNNHTKHFFNLEATYHLMNTIHKILDPEKRLIKQYPKLLKTVAHLTLMEYKMFIRENFEKSLKIFNTETVMQCLKEVLWRQDLCCIINDLFFLEAEFSKNVVESSRTTLLQVMLEDMKIDEINCFWSTGIVNDTLTREARTEQRRIFLNKVCAEIACSLQIERMKYQEILEEKIITQTTSYLQAMKGLPALFRLTNRPATGTVSAYIPVAVAPLSSLKYLRNINEVNISAWIDRTLEKILRLYESYLKNVLTTVAVQEESLRRLYSSKQHARSFTAYEGQISTPTDLDFNFKQIKQQLTLDTEEFERQCLSISPSFSKGKKVGSYSHLLTTD
- the LOC128882945 gene encoding uncharacterized protein LOC128882945 isoform X2; translation: MLQTKNILTSLSDKEILISPDFSEKDYVNNLLKFNTLEKTCNLLSDQVCKVKKTFVSIVNNYHKDFSKVSFALRQATQQLPVLRHLIADYEALCSTLFESVHTYLQEIYTNATLLEKTYNDQLKQKVLFLLLSTIKQDLETFTFMKDNYEDYEETCDSAFYTCLEIVSSDVSYSKRIVHFLQNNNTLENSCITSEKKLPEPYELSTPISSKVLKYLPVLINQLEGKSRNVLVKLFTQELVKLQKTAKEMVEHTNFDHNCCEESLCEHHKRLCDISLSLYFMGHQKLVQTLVCDVITYPYLFKSFDKFLKYLDTTMPSLLWIVAPFVNNSIDSIDCSSVENFLQNRNKNIFYEFDVVHICILLPLIKIIQKHYADFFLPVYSEEFLKNFQAVQGMFYKWTLTLMDDKNRSEFLKSETWCFFVNQWKTQSYEAQRCSRHVAVFKKQLVSDEMCRENNNHTKHFFNLEATYHLMNTIHKILDPEKRLIKQYPKLLKTVAHLTLMEYKMFIRENFEKSLKIFNTETVMQCLKEVLWRQDLCCIINDLFFLEAEFSKNVVESSRTTLLQVMLEDMKIDEINCFWSTGIVNDTLTREARTEQRRIFLNKVCAEIACSLQIERMKYQEILEEKIITQTTSYLQAMKGLPALFRLTNRPATGTVSAYIPVAVAPLSSLKYLRNINEVNISAWIDRTLEKILRLYESYLKNVLTTVAVQEESLRRLYSSKQHARSFTAYEGQISTPTDLDFNFKQIKQQLTLDTEEFERQCLSISPSFSKGKKVGSYSHLLTTD
- the LOC128882945 gene encoding uncharacterized protein LOC128882945 isoform X3, which translates into the protein MLQTKNILTSLSDKEILISPDFSEKDYVNNLLKFNTLEKTCNLLSDQATQQLPVLRHLIADYEALCSTLFESVHTYLQEIYTNATLLEKTYNDQLKQKVLFLLLSTIKQDLETFTFMKDNYEDYEETCDSAFYTCLEIVSSDVSYSKRIVHFLQNNNTLENSCITSEKKLPEPYELSTPISSKVLKYLPVLINQLEGKSRNVLVKLFTQELVKLQKTAKEMVEHTNFDHNCCEESLCEHHKRLCDISLSLYFMGHQKLVQTLVCDVITYPYLFKGVNSSTVYKVENNEECNTRMQLQTSSFDKFLKYLDTTMPSLLWIVAPFVNNSIDSIDCSSVENFLQNRNKNIFYEFDVVHICILLPLIKIIQKHYADFFLPVYSEEFLKNFQAVQGMFYKWTLTLMDDKNRSEFLKSETWCFFVNQWKTQSYEAQRCSRHVAVFKKQLVSDEMCRENNNHTKHFFNLEATYHLMNTIHKILDPEKRLIKQYPKLLKTVAHLTLMEYKMFIRENFEKSLKIFNTETVMQCLKEVLWRQDLCCIINDLFFLEAEFSKNVVESSRTTLLQVMLEDMKIDEINCFWSTGIVNDTLTREARTEQRRIFLNKVCAEIACSLQIERMKYQEILEEKIITQTTSYLQAMKGLPALFRLTNRPATGTVSAYIPVAVAPLSSLKYLRNINEVNISAWIDRTLEKILRLYESYLKNVLTTVAVQEESLRRLYSSKQHARSFTAYEGQISTPTDLDFNFKQIKQQLTLDTEEFERQCLSISPSFSKGKKVGSYSHLLTTD
- the LOC128882948 gene encoding tRNA (adenine(37)-N6)-methyltransferase-like produces the protein MFPNLFCINYKHEFNISMFPLSSIKFVASKSKFYGLLTSTFPLEYSFRENKGSREFNIAKAQELTESILTNVRKESINHTCALPRECEWCSNIEVFNDNKLKMESLRSGHLNVVFTNFKKSSKTGFNTHEKLKPEEFPQAFERSSKNSLTAKYIGIVRSCFRTKYGVPRQGLLVSKAKGVIEFTTDIDHSFLEGLDEFSHCWLIWVFHIGHSESIKGKVRLPKLQGNRKGVFATRSPHRPSPIGLSLVKIDRVLCNEVMISGLDLVDGTPILDIKPYHPFDHISPAVFPTWIPDAEARVKVKFAEGVLDKLHELIQWTQSGRKGEKISKQGGISPFQFFSSCDDFLQTVTDLLGQDPRTPQQCRSDAEKTNICFVDNFEISYVIDGLSKVATVNKIRFDRKNNLKKDANY
- the LOC128882952 gene encoding U1 small nuclear ribonucleoprotein A-like, encoding MSGNTLLKTVDVPPNQTLFCYNLTTKVKIQQLRSCLFEFFSPHGKIIDVIASKRDPKKRGNAFIVFSNIVGATTSLRSLQGKIFLGRQLHISYAKTKSDKVALLDGTYRMKKPLLTSEISTKFNNDKDEDLHMPKVPAQATLFVQNLPDTITETALTILFKQYPGFQEVRLIQGRAIAFVDFGNELQAEIAIKGLDNFLVTPDKALKLSFVQLKR